A single window of Meiothermus sp. DNA harbors:
- the ilvB gene encoding biosynthetic-type acetolactate synthase large subunit — protein MNGAAAILKALEMQGVDTIFGHPGGTIMPTYDALYDSPIRHILVRHEQAGVHAATAYARASGRVGVCMATSGPGALNLVTGLQDALMDSTPVVALTGNVPQHLIGTDAFQEADVVGITQPVTKHNFQVRNVNDIPRVIAEAFYIASTGRPGPVLIDFPKDVQQAEFTGSFEVEIDLPGYKPTYKGHPRQIERALEALQKAEKPVLMVGGGAQHAAPEILALAEKTGIPVIPTLMGLGAFPGTHPQCLGMPGMHGSVAANRAIHHADTILAIGLRFDDRVTGKVSRFAPHAHTIIHVDIDPAEIGKLVKTAIPVVGDAKWVAAELAKGAKKLNLSKWWGQLEDWKTKHPFAWKPKPHLQSQEVIQAFWEATQGKAVVTSGVGQHQMFAAQFYKFDKPRSWINSGGLGTMGVGLPFAIGAALARPGELVIDFDGDGSFQMTLQELATLKKHDLNVKIVILNNGFLGMVRQWQDLFHAKRYSEVYLADSNPDFAKLAEAYGIKGITLTDKAKLHETVKEVLAHPGPVLLEARVYHEEGVFPMIPSGGAAEDMIIENPRETVAGD, from the coding sequence ATGAACGGAGCCGCCGCCATCCTGAAAGCCCTGGAGATGCAGGGTGTAGATACCATTTTTGGGCACCCAGGGGGCACCATTATGCCCACCTACGATGCCCTCTACGACTCGCCCATCCGGCATATTTTGGTGCGCCACGAGCAGGCCGGGGTTCACGCCGCTACCGCCTATGCCCGGGCCTCGGGCCGGGTAGGGGTGTGTATGGCTACCTCGGGTCCGGGTGCCTTGAACCTGGTGACGGGCTTGCAGGATGCCCTGATGGACTCCACCCCTGTGGTGGCCCTGACCGGCAACGTGCCACAACACTTGATCGGCACCGACGCTTTTCAGGAAGCCGATGTGGTCGGTATTACTCAGCCGGTGACCAAGCACAACTTCCAGGTGCGCAACGTCAACGATATTCCCCGGGTGATTGCCGAGGCTTTTTACATCGCCTCTACAGGCCGGCCCGGCCCGGTGCTAATCGACTTTCCCAAGGACGTGCAGCAAGCCGAGTTCACCGGTAGCTTTGAGGTAGAGATAGACCTACCGGGCTACAAGCCCACCTACAAAGGACACCCGCGTCAAATAGAGCGCGCGCTCGAGGCTTTGCAAAAAGCCGAGAAGCCCGTTCTGATGGTGGGCGGTGGGGCCCAGCATGCCGCACCGGAAATCCTGGCTCTGGCCGAGAAAACCGGCATCCCGGTAATTCCGACCCTGATGGGGCTGGGGGCTTTCCCCGGAACCCATCCCCAGTGTCTGGGGATGCCGGGCATGCACGGTTCGGTGGCGGCCAACCGGGCCATTCACCACGCCGATACCATCCTGGCCATTGGCTTGCGTTTCGATGACCGCGTCACCGGAAAGGTCTCGCGCTTTGCCCCCCATGCCCACACCATCATTCACGTGGACATCGACCCCGCCGAGATCGGCAAGCTGGTCAAGACTGCCATCCCGGTGGTGGGCGATGCCAAGTGGGTGGCGGCAGAGCTGGCCAAGGGGGCCAAAAAGCTGAACCTGAGCAAGTGGTGGGGGCAGCTCGAGGACTGGAAAACCAAGCACCCCTTCGCCTGGAAGCCCAAGCCCCACCTGCAAAGCCAGGAAGTCATCCAGGCCTTCTGGGAGGCCACACAGGGTAAAGCGGTGGTGACCTCGGGGGTGGGCCAGCACCAGATGTTTGCGGCCCAGTTCTACAAGTTTGACAAGCCGCGTTCCTGGATCAACTCCGGAGGTCTGGGCACCATGGGGGTGGGCCTGCCCTTTGCCATCGGCGCAGCCCTGGCCCGCCCCGGCGAGCTGGTAATTGACTTCGACGGCGACGGCAGCTTCCAGATGACCCTGCAAGAGCTGGCCACCCTCAAAAAACACGACCTGAACGTCAAAATTGTGATTCTCAACAACGGCTTTCTGGGCATGGTGCGGCAGTGGCAAGACCTCTTCCATGCCAAGCGCTATAGCGAGGTCTACCTGGCCGACTCCAACCCCGACTTTGCCAAGCTGGCCGAAGCCTACGGCATCAAGGGCATTACCCTTACCGACAAGGCCAAGCTGCACGAGACGGTGAAGGAGGTGCTGGCCCACCCCGGCCCGGTGCTGCTGGAGGCCCGGGTCTACCACGAGGAGGGGGTCTTCCCCATGATTCCTTCGGGCGGTGCGGCGGAGGACATGATTATCGAGAACCCACGGGAGACGGTGGCGGGCGATTAG
- the ilvN gene encoding acetolactate synthase small subunit, whose product MRHLVSVLVQDNPGVLQRIAGLIARRGFNIESLAVGRTHQPGLSRISLVVSGDDAVLEQVEKQLNRLIEVIKVTDHSEPHVERELALVKVSIAGMEERLEVKDIAEAFRARIVDVAKKSIIFELTGDSTKVNNFVEAMRPYGLLEVMRTGAVGMSRGEQVLKVREKKAV is encoded by the coding sequence ATGCGACATCTGGTTTCGGTTTTGGTTCAGGATAACCCCGGCGTTCTACAGCGCATTGCAGGGCTAATTGCCCGGCGGGGTTTCAACATCGAGTCGCTGGCGGTAGGGCGTACCCACCAGCCGGGCCTCTCGCGCATCTCGCTGGTGGTCTCGGGCGACGATGCGGTCTTGGAGCAGGTCGAAAAACAGCTCAACCGGCTGATTGAGGTGATTAAGGTCACCGACCACTCCGAGCCCCACGTGGAGCGGGAACTGGCGCTGGTCAAGGTGAGCATCGCCGGGATGGAGGAGCGGCTCGAGGTCAAAGATATTGCCGAAGCCTTCCGGGCCCGCATTGTGGACGTGGCCAAAAAATCCATCATCTTCGAACTGACCGGCGACTCTACCAAGGTCAACAACTTTGTGGAGGCCATGCGGCCCTACGGGCTCCTGGAGGTTATGCGCACCGGCGCCGTCGGGATGTCCCGCGGCGAGCAGGTACTCAAGGTACGTGAGAAAAAAGCAGTCTAG
- the ilvC gene encoding ketol-acid reductoisomerase — translation MKIYYDQDADIGFIKDKTVAILGFGSQGHAHALNLRDSGIKVVVGLRPGSRNEEKARKAGLEVLPVAEAVKKADVVMILLPDETQGAVYRAEVEPNLKEGAAIAFAHGFNIHFGQIKPRRDLDVWMVAPKGPGHLVRSEYEKGSGVPSLVAVYQDASGSAFPTALAYAKANGGTRAGTIATTFKDETETDLFGEQTVLCGGLTQLIAAGFETLVEAGYPPEMAYFECLHEVKLIVDLIYESGFAGMRYSISNTAEYGDYTRGPMVIKREETKARMREVLRQIQQGEFAREWMLENVVGQPTLNANRNYWKDHPIEQVGPKLRAMMPFLKSRFSKEEVNS, via the coding sequence ATGAAGATCTACTACGACCAGGACGCAGATATCGGCTTCATCAAAGACAAAACCGTGGCCATTCTGGGCTTTGGCTCGCAGGGCCACGCCCACGCCCTCAACCTGCGTGACTCGGGCATCAAGGTAGTGGTGGGGCTCCGGCCCGGCAGCCGCAACGAGGAGAAGGCCCGCAAGGCCGGGCTCGAGGTGCTTCCCGTGGCCGAGGCCGTCAAGAAGGCCGATGTGGTGATGATTCTGCTCCCCGATGAGACCCAGGGAGCGGTTTACAGGGCCGAGGTAGAACCCAACCTGAAAGAGGGGGCTGCCATTGCTTTTGCCCACGGCTTCAACATCCACTTTGGCCAGATTAAGCCCCGCCGAGACCTCGATGTCTGGATGGTCGCCCCCAAGGGCCCCGGCCACCTGGTGCGCTCGGAGTACGAGAAAGGCTCGGGGGTGCCTTCGCTGGTAGCGGTGTATCAGGACGCCTCGGGCTCGGCCTTCCCCACCGCGCTGGCCTACGCTAAGGCCAACGGGGGCACCCGGGCCGGCACCATCGCCACTACCTTCAAAGACGAGACCGAAACCGACCTCTTCGGCGAGCAGACGGTGCTGTGTGGGGGCCTGACCCAGCTCATCGCCGCCGGCTTCGAGACCCTGGTGGAGGCGGGCTACCCCCCCGAGATGGCCTACTTCGAGTGCCTGCACGAGGTGAAGCTGATTGTAGACCTGATCTACGAGTCGGGCTTTGCCGGCATGCGCTACAGCATCTCCAACACCGCCGAGTACGGCGATTACACTCGGGGCCCCATGGTGATCAAGCGCGAGGAGACCAAGGCCCGCATGCGCGAGGTGCTGCGCCAGATTCAGCAAGGCGAGTTTGCCAGAGAGTGGATGCTGGAAAACGTGGTCGGCCAGCCCACCCTGAACGCCAACCGCAACTACTGGAAAGACCACCCCATCGAGCAGGTCGGCCCCAAGCTCAGGGCCATGATGCCTTTCCTCAAGTCCAGGTTCTCTAAGGAAGAGGTCAATAGTTGA